The following proteins are co-located in the Haloterrigena turkmenica DSM 5511 genome:
- a CDS encoding DUF7437 domain-containing protein codes for MPRASNRANRDIIREFLLVADLLEEPQLARLYSYLAREGEATVQEVKGDLELLEETAYTYVNRLVNADVIEVTHDKQPRRYVALKIKLTVTAAAGDRKYTITPALIDAVGRRQTDDDINTYVDRHGVDGLATALTYTVARERGEVTHRLIARDLDISPLAAESVLRALWPVVHQYFDIEDAGGSIADIEALGAAEDSVDLAEFHESTRTANNRFGVEDIDD; via the coding sequence ATGCCACGCGCATCGAATCGAGCTAATAGAGACATCATCCGCGAGTTTCTCTTGGTTGCGGACCTGCTGGAGGAGCCACAGCTTGCCCGGCTGTATTCATATCTTGCTCGCGAAGGCGAGGCGACCGTCCAAGAAGTCAAAGGCGATCTCGAACTCCTGGAGGAGACAGCATATACCTACGTCAATCGGCTCGTCAACGCTGACGTCATTGAGGTCACCCATGATAAACAGCCACGACGGTACGTCGCTCTGAAAATCAAGCTGACGGTGACTGCAGCTGCCGGTGACCGCAAATATACGATTACGCCGGCGCTAATCGATGCCGTTGGCCGGCGCCAAACTGATGACGACATCAACACGTACGTTGATCGCCACGGCGTCGATGGCCTCGCAACGGCGCTCACCTACACGGTCGCCCGCGAACGTGGCGAAGTGACCCACCGTCTGATAGCCCGAGATCTCGATATTTCGCCGCTGGCCGCGGAGAGTGTCCTGCGGGCGCTCTGGCCGGTCGTTCACCAGTACTTCGATATCGAGGACGCAGGTGGATCAATTGCTGATATCGAGGCCCTTGGCGCTGCCGAAGATAGTGTCGATCTAGCCGAGTTCCACGAAAGCACGCGGACAGCGAACAACCGGTTCGGTGTAGAGGATATCGACGACTAG
- a CDS encoding HTH domain-containing protein produces MNIHANELTVEVYVRPDGLVEPIDSKIDTLHQLDSADHIDNLVIHAWPAAITLTDQIPYSDAIDAFEQMEMWVGKHGGSIQPPFSVRTSTSTFTNEIQTTLRTPMMCLAVYVGEQLANVFPHSWGDDHHGVMDAIAALRTDDLELFPYAPDSAAPPPSHCPDCNTQLMNVQGIGVCQCCDRVEVGTMPHHDRSQRSQLTLRP; encoded by the coding sequence ATGAACATTCATGCCAACGAACTGACCGTAGAGGTGTATGTCCGTCCGGACGGACTAGTTGAGCCAATCGACAGCAAAATCGACACGTTACACCAGCTTGACTCTGCGGATCATATTGACAACCTGGTGATACACGCGTGGCCGGCAGCAATCACGCTCACAGACCAAATACCCTACAGCGACGCGATCGATGCGTTTGAACAGATGGAAATGTGGGTCGGTAAACACGGGGGCAGCATCCAACCGCCGTTCAGCGTTCGGACTTCCACGTCCACCTTTACGAACGAAATACAGACCACGCTCCGAACTCCAATGATGTGTCTTGCTGTATACGTTGGAGAGCAATTGGCGAACGTCTTCCCACACTCATGGGGTGACGATCACCACGGAGTAATGGACGCGATTGCAGCCCTCAGAACGGACGACCTTGAGCTGTTCCCGTATGCCCCTGACTCGGCTGCACCACCCCCGAGCCACTGCCCAGACTGCAATACCCAACTGATGAACGTACAGGGAATCGGTGTATGTCAGTGTTGTGATCGAGTCGAAGTCGGCACCATGCCTCATCACGACCGAAGTCAGCGGTCACAGCTTACGCTCCGACCGTGA
- a CDS encoding MarR family transcriptional regulator translates to MGTSESLHQKTTQKGSWDDIRDLPPSAKLVAKVLEYNDTMTQQQIADETLLPARTVRYGLNRLDDENVVDSRVSFSDARKRLYSLDIE, encoded by the coding sequence ATGGGTACGTCAGAATCGCTGCATCAGAAAACTACTCAAAAGGGGTCATGGGACGACATCCGCGACCTGCCACCGAGCGCCAAACTCGTCGCAAAAGTCCTTGAGTACAACGATACAATGACCCAGCAACAGATCGCCGACGAAACGCTTCTGCCAGCCCGGACGGTTCGCTACGGCCTGAATCGGCTCGACGATGAGAACGTCGTCGACTCTCGAGTTTCGTTCTCGGACGCCCGCAAGCGCCTATACAGCCTTGACATCGAGTAA
- a CDS encoding helix-turn-helix transcriptional regulator, producing MTDSISGIAWIAADLVAVLGLGALTMLSVLFVVWNRFKRGDTAAVDSSHSQTLIGTDREQVHRLLQENGGQMKQSEIVDAVDWSKAKVSRLLSDLEKEGEITKLSLGRENLICLPGHEPSAATS from the coding sequence GTGACCGACAGCATATCAGGTATCGCGTGGATTGCAGCCGATCTTGTTGCGGTACTCGGACTTGGTGCTCTCACGATGCTTAGCGTCCTTTTTGTGGTCTGGAATCGGTTCAAACGAGGTGACACGGCTGCTGTCGACTCATCACATAGCCAAACATTGATCGGCACTGATCGGGAGCAGGTTCACAGGCTGCTTCAGGAAAACGGGGGGCAGATGAAACAGTCCGAGATCGTTGACGCGGTCGACTGGTCGAAAGCCAAGGTCAGTCGTCTGTTGTCGGATCTGGAAAAAGAGGGAGAGATAACGAAACTCAGTCTGGGTCGAGAGAATCTTATTTGCCTTCCCGGTCACGAACCTTCCGCAGCCACATCGTAG
- a CDS encoding Rrf2 family transcriptional regulator, whose protein sequence is MSSIDLTASQKKILRALTNLHKKSEDTVKGEDIAEQVDRNPGTIRNQMQSLKALQLVEGVPGPKGGYKPTVTAYETLEIQQMDEPATVPLEHEGKHLEDIIIEEIDLSSVHHPELCRAEVHIQGSIDAFHEGDTVTVGPTPLSKLTVEGTVDGKDDTNNILILKIDNMVTPTEELAH, encoded by the coding sequence ATGTCATCGATCGATCTCACAGCGAGCCAGAAGAAGATTCTGCGTGCGCTGACGAACCTCCACAAGAAGTCCGAGGACACAGTCAAAGGTGAAGATATCGCTGAGCAGGTCGACCGTAATCCAGGGACGATTCGTAATCAGATGCAGAGTCTGAAGGCACTCCAACTAGTCGAGGGTGTTCCTGGACCGAAAGGGGGATACAAACCGACGGTGACAGCTTACGAGACTCTTGAAATCCAGCAGATGGATGAGCCCGCAACTGTTCCTCTCGAGCACGAGGGCAAGCACCTTGAGGACATTATCATTGAAGAGATCGACCTCTCGAGTGTCCACCATCCTGAACTGTGCCGAGCGGAAGTCCACATTCAGGGCTCGATCGACGCCTTTCACGAGGGTGATACGGTCACTGTCGGCCCGACTCCACTCTCAAAACTCACGGTTGAGGGCACCGTCGACGGCAAGGATGACACAAACAATATCCTCATTCTGAAGATCGACAATATGGTCACGCCGACCGAAGAATTGGCTCACTAA
- a CDS encoding response regulator yields MGSGSSEAVILLVEDNPGDIRLIEEAFSDGNIGNTLTTVTDGQAALDFIYQRGEYEDAPRPDIVLLDLNLPKVDGEDVLHEIKHHPELDQVPVIVLTGMDEGLIESRDLDHDADEDAVLEKPVDPGEFVELIRSFEQFRLAVMRVD; encoded by the coding sequence ATGGGAAGTGGCTCATCAGAGGCGGTAATACTGCTGGTAGAAGACAACCCTGGCGATATTCGTCTCATCGAAGAAGCCTTCTCAGACGGTAACATCGGAAACACACTCACTACCGTCACTGATGGCCAAGCAGCACTCGACTTTATTTATCAACGCGGCGAGTACGAAGACGCTCCCCGACCAGACATTGTACTGCTTGACCTAAACCTGCCAAAAGTAGACGGTGAGGACGTTCTACACGAGATCAAACATCACCCAGAACTAGATCAGGTGCCAGTGATTGTCCTGACCGGGATGGATGAAGGCTTGATTGAATCCCGGGATCTCGATCATGATGCAGACGAAGATGCAGTGCTCGAAAAACCGGTTGATCCCGGCGAGTTCGTTGAGCTAATTCGGTCGTTCGAGCAGTTTCGGTTAGCAGTTATGCGAGTGGACTGA
- a CDS encoding winged helix-turn-helix domain-containing protein yields the protein MRFDADWMSRADDRILEHLTEEGPDTPKEMADSDRVWFSRQHINARCKTLVEYGLVIHLGNGVYDITREGEQYLTGDLDARDLEAD from the coding sequence ATGCGCTTTGACGCTGACTGGATGTCACGCGCCGATGATCGCATTCTGGAGCATCTTACTGAAGAGGGCCCAGATACCCCCAAGGAAATGGCTGACAGCGATCGTGTATGGTTCTCGCGGCAACACATCAACGCCCGCTGCAAGACGCTCGTTGAGTACGGCCTCGTCATCCACCTCGGCAACGGCGTCTACGACATCACCCGCGAGGGAGAGCAGTATCTTACCGGTGATCTCGACGCTCGCGACCTCGAGGCCGACTGA
- a CDS encoding type II toxin-antitoxin system death-on-curing family toxin, producing MLDLHEQIVAEGDTTEPGVRSEDAIASALQYISEGFFGEVPETIHEKAVHLMRLLVADHPFVDGNKRTALRTVVVFYMLNGYTFDYGDEIRALLHRFATDEAAVDTDTAVIYFRACARRN from the coding sequence ATCCTCGATCTCCACGAGCAGATCGTGGCAGAAGGCGACACTACTGAACCTGGAGTTCGGTCAGAGGACGCGATTGCCTCCGCATTGCAGTACATCTCGGAAGGGTTCTTCGGGGAGGTGCCCGAGACGATCCATGAAAAAGCGGTCCATCTGATGCGGTTGCTCGTTGCGGATCATCCGTTCGTCGACGGGAACAAGCGAACGGCGCTTCGAACGGTGGTCGTCTTCTATATGCTGAACGGATACACGTTTGACTACGGTGATGAAATCCGAGCCCTCTTGCATCGCTTCGCAACCGATGAAGCCGCGGTCGACACAGACACTGCAGTCATCTACTTCCGGGCGTGCGCTCGTCGCAACTGA
- a CDS encoding response regulator produces MHDTPSNDAIDILLVEDTPDDVQLIQEGLKTTKREITLHTVSSGDNAVEFLQQSTGNPLPDLVLLDLNLPGRDGCGVLGEIRKDPQLKPLPVIMLASSETDEDIARCYDARANAYLTKPIAPDALSSLMDSLERFWFEQAQLP; encoded by the coding sequence ATGCACGACACTCCCTCCAACGACGCAATCGATATTCTCCTTGTCGAAGATACCCCCGACGATGTTCAGCTTATTCAGGAAGGGCTCAAGACGACAAAACGAGAGATAACACTACATACAGTTTCCAGTGGAGACAATGCCGTAGAGTTTTTGCAGCAGTCCACGGGGAACCCGCTGCCCGATCTCGTTCTCTTAGATTTGAATCTTCCTGGTCGAGATGGGTGTGGAGTTCTCGGCGAAATTCGAAAGGACCCACAACTCAAACCACTCCCCGTGATAATGCTCGCTAGTTCTGAAACCGACGAAGACATTGCGCGATGCTACGATGCCCGCGCTAATGCCTATCTGACAAAACCGATAGCCCCTGATGCGCTTAGTTCACTAATGGATTCACTCGAACGATTCTGGTTTGAACAGGCACAGCTCCCCTAA
- a CDS encoding DUF7563 family protein, whose protein sequence is MPECEECGGFVTQDFIRVFGISGEVHGCPHCMTNRELGDGDATSRSE, encoded by the coding sequence ATGCCCGAATGTGAAGAGTGCGGAGGGTTCGTCACTCAAGACTTTATTCGAGTGTTCGGCATTAGCGGCGAGGTACACGGCTGTCCCCACTGTATGACCAATCGAGAATTGGGTGACGGTGATGCGACCTCGAGGAGCGAGTGA